Within Mustela nigripes isolate SB6536 chromosome 3, MUSNIG.SB6536, whole genome shotgun sequence, the genomic segment TGACCTGTTTCTTCATCACTAGGGTCTCACTTCACTTTTGAAACACCTAAAGGAGCCTCAAACCAGGTAAGGGGAAACTCAGgacctttaaaagaaagaagggcacctgggtggctcagtcggctaagcgtctgcctttagctcaggtcatgatcccagggtcctgggatcctgcctgccattgggctccctgctcagtggggagcctgcttctccctgtgcccctcctcctgcttgtgttccctctctccttgtgtctctctctgtaaaaatattttttaaaatctttaaaaataaataaaaaataaataaaagaaaggagaaaaaaaaccctacacatttttctaaataccCAAGGCTGAGGTAGGACAATGGAGACCCAGGATCTGTCGCTGTCATGACTGCGGGGCCCAGCCTGAGTCAGGACACTCTGAGCAGTTTTCATGCACCCAGCAGACAAGACTGCAGAGCCGGCTCTGGCTTGTGCCAGCTTGGGTACTCACTGTGGAAAGTCAGGGTCATAGAGCGTGGGCTGCAGAATGCCTGCGGGGAACACTGCAAAGAGGGCGGGGTCAGCAAGAGACGCGCCCACatccgtggggggggggggggcttgcggGACACCGCCCCTTACCCATCTGGTTCTTGTTGGGTAGGTAGTAGGCATTCAGGGCCTGTGGCGGGAGCAGCCATctgtggagggaggtgggggtgagcAAGGGAggccccaccaccacctcccactGGCTCCTCCTTAAAGGCGTGGCCCAGCCTGTAGCCACACCCTGTGCCTCCCCCAGGCTGAGCACCCCGCCCCCCAATGCCTCTCCCACCACCTGCATCAGCATGGCTGTGAGGCTGTGTGCCCTACCAGCCTCCAGGCCTTGGGAAGGAGCCTCTCCCCAAGACACCTCCCTCCCCGGCTCCCCCAGGTCGGGGCCAGGCACCCACGTGGACTTGTCCACCTCCTGCCGGATCTTCTTGACTGAGAGCTGGATGCTGAACCTGATGCTGTTCAAGATGTTCTTGAAGTAGGTCTTCTCGTGGACCTCAAACTGCATGGGGGATGGACAGCGCTCAACGGCGGGCGAGGGACCTGGCCGGACAGTGTGCAGCCGGCCCCATGTCCTCCAAGGGGCCCTCAGCTGAGGGCCGTGTCTCCTCCTCTGTCGGGATGGTGAGCCACCCCGGGGGTCTTGACCAAGGGTCCGAAGCCACCCTCGGTTGGGCAAGGCAGGGCCAGGGAAAGACCCACCTCGTACTCCTTGTCCACAGCCTCGGGTTTGAGCAGGAAGTCAGGGTAGcccaccatcaccatcatgtACTGGAGCTGCGGGCAAGATAGCGGCCAGAGTGGGCCAGGGCCTCAGGGGACAGCCCCCACCGCCCCAAGGGAGAAAGCTCTGGGGCCagccccaaggtggggctcaaggACAGAGGAGACTAGACCAGCAGATGCCAACTCCACAAGGGGCATCTTGTCTCTTCGGTCACCCCCATCTGGCATACAGctggcattcaataaatgtttgtggaaccTACAAATGGGGACAGGGTCCACTGCACCTTGGCCCGAGCAGCTGCCTTGGTCTCGGCATCCATCCAGTCCAGCTCCTCCAGGCGCCGGCCCAAGATGTACTTGACATCTTCCACAAGCTGCTGCACCTGAAGGGCCGGGGCCAGGGATCAGGGGTCCACCCCGGGAGCTTTAGCTCTGGGACCCCTGGCAAGTGGCATGTGGGGTACCACTAATTCAGTATCACTTCCTCCGCCTAAAAGCTTGGTGTTGAGCGCCAAGGGGAGACCTCGGAGGTGGAGATCCAGGCCCTGCACCCAAGGAGAAACTCACAATCTAGAACAAACCACCCAGCAAGGACCACGCATTCCCAAGGCCATGCGTACTGAGCGTGGCAGAGAAGGATGGGCAGGAGCCTGAAGGGGAAGTCTTCCTCTGGTGGGTAGGCCAGGTaggctttctgggggaggtgGCCTGGTGAAATGTAATCTAGAGTCCCAGAGAAAGGCTGAGCCCCTGTTGCAAGGGGATCTGTGGGGCTCCCTATTCTCAGACTGAGGCCATGGGAGGACTTAATGCCCAGCCCAGCACCCGCACCCAATCCCCAGGACCAGGGCAGCCTGACCTTGGCCTTGCTGGCAGCTGAGAAGTGCTCGTGTACAAAGAGGGCTCCGAGTGCCATGCCAAAGTGGCGGTTGGCCTGGCCCAGGCAGACACGGGCCAGCTCCTGTGGCTTGTCACTGCCCTCCATCTCGCGGGCCAGCTCGTGCAGCGCCTCACGGAATGGCGGTGACAGGTGCTCACTCAGGACCACGACTACACGCCACACCAGGTAGTTGTGCAGGATCCTGAGGGCCACGTGAGACCTCTGGGTATCCAGACATGCCCCCATGCCAGGGCGACCCaagggcacccccacccccctggggTGACACCTAGCACCACACAGCAGTGAGGGTCATCCCAGTGCGTGGAGGTGGAACCTGGGGAGGCCTGAGCCCTGGCAGGGAAAAGGGCTGGGCCCCCACACAGCAGGATGTGCCTCCGCCTCCCCCTCCCGCGGAGTACCAGATGCTTTTACTGTGGAGTCCTCAAGGTGACTGTTTGCCTCAAGCCTGCCCTTAGGAGGCCTCTGCTCATCCCCAAGGAGGCCAGACACCAGGGAGACTACCCCCTGGATGGCTGGGGCGGCAGGGTTACGGTCCCAGTTTCCCTTTCTGAGATCTTGGCTCACTCAGCCTCACTATTCCCAAAGGAGCAAGCTGCAGCTTGGGCAGCCCACAAATCCAGCCCAGGGTCCCAGGGAACTGCTGAGAGCCACGTCTGAACCTGGGGATCTGGACTCCTATTCCAGTGCTCTTAACCTGCCACCCCAGAGTGGCTACTGGACAGAAGTGAAAGCGGGAATTCAGAGCTCACCCAGCAGACAGGTgtggggtgcaggggagggggtcTGGAGTGGCAGGGGGACAGGGTTGGGTGACTGGCAGCAGTACCTGCGGGGTGTGGAGCGAATGAGCTGGGACACCTGCTGCATGTAGTCTGTAGCCAAGAGCACCACCTCCTCATCCTCTGAGAAGTCCTCCTGGAAGATCTGGTCCAGCAGCCACTTCCACTGCAGCTGTCATGGGGCAAGTGGGCAGTAGGACAGTAGGGCTGGGTGTGGCAAGGACCACAGAGAACAGGGAGGGAGTCCGGGAGAGGCAAGGCAGGCACAGGAGCCCGTCCATGGCCCTGGGGAAGGGAtggcccaggagccccaggatcaGCGCCTCCCAGCATGGGCTGCACTCACATGGGGGGTGATCTTCTGCAGCTGTCCCAGCGTCACCTTGTTGTACGTGGAACTGACATCTCGCCGGAGGTCATCGTACTCCGACACTGTGATCTGGAGATGAAGGCGAGTGTTGACCCAGACTGGCCTCCTGGCCCCCTCCACTCAGTCCACAgccaaccccctgcccccgccctcaCGTTGGCCAGCCGCTGCTCCAGCTGCAGGATCTCTGCGGCCTTCTGCTCCACAGCTTCGGCCCCCAACAGGCTGAGCAGACGCTCCATGAACACCCGGTATGCTGCCAGGATCTGCACCAAGAGGGGACAGTTCAAGGGTGGGGGTCAGAGTCAGGCCCTAGTCCCACCCTCCCGGAGCCCCACACCGTCCCTGCCATCCCATCCCAGGCCCCCACACCTTCTCACTCTCCTCATCCTGAGCTAAGTACAGGGTCCTCTCGGGCAGAGTGAGCCCATCCTGGTCAATCTAGGGAGAGGGATGGGGTCAGAGGTCAGAGATCAACGTGCCAATTTCCTGCAAACAGACTGACCAGAGGACGGGCCAGATAGCCACTGACACAAGCCCCAGGATCGCGAAGACACTACCCCTCCATCCGGAGAAGCTGGTAgaaacccccacccctccccagcctaGCCTGGCGACACGCGGGAGGCGGGAGCCCGTGCCCCCATCCTTCCTTCCGCCAGCCTTCACCTTCCCCATATATGAAGGGCACTTGCGGGCCACCCCCCACCCGAGATCTGAGGCCCAGGGCATTCTGGTACGCCCCAGCCCACCGGCACACCCCTCGGTCTGTGCTCTCACAGCCTGCCACAGGACTGGCAAATTGCGGCTCCCGCGGCTCCACTAAACACCGTAATTACTCGAGGGAAATTACTTGCGCCCTCCTCCCGCGCTCTGCGGTGCGcgctcccctcccttcccctccccttctgcacCGGTCTCCTTGCGCCGGGGCCGCGCGTGCGGGGCCGCCGCGTCCCGggtcccgcccccccccccgccacccgcGGCGGGTAACTGGGGAGGGGGACGCACTCACGCGGATGACGTAGCGCGAGGAGTTCCTGTCGTCCAGGCTGACGGTGAGTGAGAAGAGCGCGGCCGCGCTGTACACGCCCTGGGCCTTATACAGCAGCCGGTTGAGGTCCCAGAGCGCTGCGGCCGCGGGGCGCTCAGCGGCGCCGCCCAGGTCCCAGCCCCCGCAGTCCTCGATGACTTCGAGCATGGGCCGCGGACCAAGCCTCTCGATCTCGCGCATGTCGAGGCACGAGCGGAAGAAGGCCCGCACCTTGCGCTGGGCAGCCCCGCCCGGCCCACCCCCGGGGCGAGCAAGTAAACGCCTTAGGCGTTCCTCATTCTGCTCGCCGATG encodes:
- the ECEL1 gene encoding endothelin-converting enzyme-like 1; translated protein: METPYSMSAHYDEFQEVKYVSRCGTGGARGASLPPGFPLAAGRSGTGARAGLPRWNRREVCLLSGLVFAAGLCAILAAMLALKYLGPGAAGSGGGACSEGCPERKAFARAARFLAANLDASIDPCQDFYSFACGGWLRRHAIPDDKLTYGTIAAIGEQNEERLRRLLARPGGGPGGAAQRKVRAFFRSCLDMREIERLGPRPMLEVIEDCGGWDLGGAAERPAAAALWDLNRLLYKAQGVYSAAALFSLTVSLDDRNSSRYVIRIDQDGLTLPERTLYLAQDEESEKILAAYRVFMERLLSLLGAEAVEQKAAEILQLEQRLANITVSEYDDLRRDVSSTYNKVTLGQLQKITPHLQWKWLLDQIFQEDFSEDEEVVLLATDYMQQVSQLIRSTPRRILHNYLVWRVVVVLSEHLSPPFREALHELAREMEGSDKPQELARVCLGQANRHFGMALGALFVHEHFSAASKAKVQQLVEDVKYILGRRLEELDWMDAETKAAARAKLQYMMVMVGYPDFLLKPEAVDKEYEFEVHEKTYFKNILNSIRFSIQLSVKKIRQEVDKSTWLLPPQALNAYYLPNKNQMVFPAGILQPTLYDPDFPQSLNYGGIGTIIGHELTHGYDDWGGQYDRSGNLLHWWTEASYSRFLRKAECIVHLYDNFTVYNQRVNGKHTLGENIADMGGLKLAYYAYQKWVREHGPEHPLHRLKYTHNQLFFIAFAQNWCIKRRSQSIYLQVLTDKHAPEHYRVLGSVSQFEEFGRAFHCPKDSPMNPAHKCSVW